Within the Staphylococcus argenteus genome, the region TTTGTTGGTTGCAAGTTAAAACCTAATAAATTCAACATATCTGCCGTTGTATCAATTCTATTTGTTTCTTTCACTTTTAATTCCTCGGCATCTTTAATCATACTTGTTCCAACTGCTTGTGTACAAAGTAATGCAACTACAGGTAATTCATCAATTGCTTTTGGTACTAATTCACCTTCAATTGTAATCGGTTGAAGCGTCGGTGTATATTGTACACGAATAGATGCAGTAGGTTCTGCACCAGTTGTTTCATTAAATAATTGAATATTGGCACCCATTTTTTCAACAATATCAATAATACCCGAACGAGTAGGATTAATCCCAACGTTATGAATTGTCACATCACTACCTGGTGTGATGAGTGCAGCTACAATAAAGAATGCTGCTGATGAAATATCACCAGGAACATGAAAATCTGCTGGTTTAATAAATTGAATGGCGTCAGATGAAGTTGTTATTGTTAATCCATCAGTTTCAATAGGAATATTAAAATGTTTAAACATTGTTTCAGTATGATTTCGACTAATATCTAACTCCTTTATTACTGTTGTTTCATTTGAAAATAAACTTGCAAATAAAATGGCACTTTTTACTTGTGCACTAGCAACTTCCATTTGATAATTTATACCTTTTATGACAGATGGCTTAATAATTAATGGTGTATAATTATCTTCAATACCTTCAATATTCGCATTCATAAGCTTCAATGGTCTTAAGACACGATCCATTGGCCTTTTACCAATTGAAACATCTCCAGACAAAACACTTTCAATACCTAAACCACATAATAAACCAGCCAATAATCGTGTCGTTGTGCCAGAATTCCCAGTATATAACACTTGATGAGGTGTTTTAAATGCTTTATATCCAGGTGAATTCACAATCAATTTATCTTCCTCTTCTTTAATATCTACACCTAAAAGTCGGAATATATCCATTGTACGACGACAATCTTCACCGAGTAATGGTTTATAAATATTGGAAGTTCCTTCAGCTAGAGATGCTAGCATGATTGCTCGATGTGTCATTGACTTATCTCCAGGTACTTCAATTTCACCTTTAAGTGGCCCTGAAATATCGATAATTTGTTCACTTACCATTTACTTCACCTACTTAAAATATGTTTTTAGTTGTTCACACGCATGTTGCAGTGTTGTTTGATCAATGTGTTGTACTACAATGTCTCCAAATTGTTTAATCAACACCATTTGTACACCTTGCTTATCATTCTTTTTATCACTTAGCATGTATTGGTATAACGTTTCAAAATTCAAGTCAGTTATCATGTCTAAAGGATAACCTAGTTTCATTAAATAATTAATATAATGTTGGATATCATGATTAGAGTTGAACAATATGTTTGCAACGATAAACTGATATATTATACCTATCATTACGGCATGACCGTGTGCTATTTTGTAGTTGTACTCCACGGCATGACCAAATGTATGACCTAAATTTAAATACTTTCGAACACCTTGTTCTTTTTCATCAGCAACAACAATATCTAATTTTGTTTCAATGCCTTTAGTAATATATTTATCAATTCCACTTAATGATTGTAATGACGCGCGATTTTTAAAATGTTGCTCGATATCTTGCGTCGCTGATTCACCATTTAATAACGCATGCTTATAAACTTCCGCATAGCCACTTAATATTTCATCAAATGGCAGAGTATTTAAAAAGTCCAAGTCATAAATAACAACATCTGGACGATAAAATGCGCCGATTAAATTTTTACCTTGCTTCGAGTTAATACCAACTTTTCCACCAACGCTAGAATCATGTGCTAGTATCGTCGTTGGCACTTGAATGAAGTGAACGCCTCGCAAAAGTGTTGCTGCAATGAATCCAGCAAAATCACCAGTTGCACCACCACCAACAGCAATAATTGCTGTATTACGCGTCACATGATGAGATAAAATATATTCCAACGTTTCTTGATATTGGTTAAACGTTTTTGTCTTTTCACCTGCTGGAATAATGACTTTATGTACATTTTCAAATGATAAAACATCATTAAATTTATTAGCAAAATATTGATTTACATGCTCATCAATTAATATAAAACTTTGATCAAACTGATTAATGTACGTGTTAATATGTTCAATTGCACCATGTTCAACAAATATTGGATAATTGTTTGAAGGATACGTTGTTTGTAATTTCATAATCACACCTCAATTGTTCTCGTTGTTAAAACTCAATATTTAATTGTCTGCGGTCAGCAATTTGTTGTTGAAGTTGTTCAATATGGTTTGATTGGAACTCTTCTAGCAATGCTTTCGCAATTTCAAATGCAACAACGTGTTCGCACACTATACTTGCTGCAGGTACAGCACAACTATCAGAACGTTCTATAGTTGCTTTAAAGTCTTCTTTAGTATTTATATCAACTGAATTTAATGGTTTATATAACGTAGGAATAGGTTTCATTACACCATTTACAATAATTGGCATACCATTTGACATACCACCCTCTAAACCACCTAAATGATTAGATCCACGATAATAGCCAATTTCACTATTATATAGAATTTCATCTTGAATCTCACTACCTGGCTTTTCAGCTGCTTTAAATCCTTCACCAAAACTTACACCTTTAAAAGCATTAATGCTGACAACACCTTGTGCAATTTTACCGTCTAGCTTACGATCATAATGAACATAACTTCCAACACCGACGGGCATATTTTCAACTACAACTTGAACGACACCACCGATTGAATCACCATCGTTTTTCGCTTCATCAATTTTATCGCGCATTGCTTGAGCGATGCCATCATCAATTACACGCACGTCATTACAATCAAGATTTGCTTTAAATGTCTCTGAATCATAAAAATCTTTATCTTTAATGCCACCTATCTCAACTACGCGACTATATATTTCGATATCTAATTGTTCTAATAAAACCTTGCATAGTGCACCGACAGCTACACGTGCTGCTGTTTCTCTAGCAGATGAACGTTCTAAAACATTTCGTAAGTCACGATGATTATATTTCATACCGCCAACTAAATCTGCATGTCCCGGTCTTGGCTTCGTAATTGTACGTTTCATATTTTCTCGTTCTTCTTCACTTATTGGCTCAGTTCCCATAATTTTTCTCCAATGAGTAAAGTCATCATTTGTTACAACCATAGTAATTGGGCTACCTAATGTATAGCCATTTCGAACGCCAGATACTATTTCTACTGTATCCTTCTCAATTTGCATACGTCGACCTCGACCATAACCACCTTGACGCTTAAACATTTCTTTATTAATATCTTCAACTTTAATTTCTAAATTTGCCGGTATACCTTCGACAATAACTGTTAATTGAGGTCCATGTGATTCTCCTGAAGTTAGATATCTCATACACACTCGCTCCTTTCATACTTCCGCGATAACATTATAATATGTTGTTAATCTTATCATATTCATTGTGAATTCATAAATGTTTGTTTTCAAGCTTAATTAAGAAAATTTATGACACCTCGTTTTAAATGTCAGAATTATCTTAATATTAAACGAACTAAAATTAATTATAATATATTCGTCTGTAGAAAAGTATTATGAATTTCTAATACAGTTGCATCATATAATCATTAATTAAAAATAATTAGCCGTTTTAATATAATCGTATCGCAACTTTAGCAAATAATATACTGACTACATTTCTTAATACAAAAGAACGAACTGTTAATTATTAATAAAGTTAATCAGTCCGTTTAAAAAAATTATGATATTTAAATTTACATATGCTAAGCGCTTTTGTTATACTTCGATTTCAAAAATATAATCAACTCTTTTACTA harbors:
- the aroB gene encoding 3-dehydroquinate synthase, with the translated sequence MKLQTTYPSNNYPIFVEHGAIEHINTYINQFDQSFILIDEHVNQYFANKFNDVLSFENVHKVIIPAGEKTKTFNQYQETLEYILSHHVTRNTAIIAVGGGATGDFAGFIAATLLRGVHFIQVPTTILAHDSSVGGKVGINSKQGKNLIGAFYRPDVVIYDLDFLNTLPFDEILSGYAEVYKHALLNGESATQDIEQHFKNRASLQSLSGIDKYITKGIETKLDIVVADEKEQGVRKYLNLGHTFGHAVEYNYKIAHGHAVMIGIIYQFIVANILFNSNHDIQHYINYLMKLGYPLDMITDLNFETLYQYMLSDKKNDKQGVQMVLIKQFGDIVVQHIDQTTLQHACEQLKTYFK
- the aroA gene encoding 3-phosphoshikimate 1-carboxyvinyltransferase translates to MVSEQIIDISGPLKGEIEVPGDKSMTHRAIMLASLAEGTSNIYKPLLGEDCRRTMDIFRLLGVDIKEEEDKLIVNSPGYKAFKTPHQVLYTGNSGTTTRLLAGLLCGLGIESVLSGDVSIGKRPMDRVLRPLKLMNANIEGIEDNYTPLIIKPSVIKGINYQMEVASAQVKSAILFASLFSNETTVIKELDISRNHTETMFKHFNIPIETDGLTITTSSDAIQFIKPADFHVPGDISSAAFFIVAALITPGSDVTIHNVGINPTRSGIIDIVEKMGANIQLFNETTGAEPTASIRVQYTPTLQPITIEGELVPKAIDELPVVALLCTQAVGTSMIKDAEELKVKETNRIDTTADMLNLLGFNLQPTNDGLIIHPSELKMNATVDSLTDHRIGMMLAVASLLSSEPIKIKQFDAVNVSFPGFLPKLKLLENEG
- the aroC gene encoding chorismate synthase; translation: MRYLTSGESHGPQLTVIVEGIPANLEIKVEDINKEMFKRQGGYGRGRRMQIEKDTVEIVSGVRNGYTLGSPITMVVTNDDFTHWRKIMGTEPISEEERENMKRTITKPRPGHADLVGGMKYNHRDLRNVLERSSARETAARVAVGALCKVLLEQLDIEIYSRVVEIGGIKDKDFYDSETFKANLDCNDVRVIDDGIAQAMRDKIDEAKNDGDSIGGVVQVVVENMPVGVGSYVHYDRKLDGKIAQGVVSINAFKGVSFGEGFKAAEKPGSEIQDEILYNSEIGYYRGSNHLGGLEGGMSNGMPIIVNGVMKPIPTLYKPLNSVDINTKEDFKATIERSDSCAVPAASIVCEHVVAFEIAKALLEEFQSNHIEQLQQQIADRRQLNIEF